GCGGGCGAGATCGAGCGTAAGGAGGTTCCTGTAGTCCCTGGCAATCTGCCCCGACCTGCCGATCGCGGCGCCGGGGGTGATCATTATGAGGTTGGAACCCAGGCTCGATATGTCGGAGGTGATCTGGTTCTGGGCACTTGTGCCCACGGAGATCATGACGATGACCGAGCCGACCCCTATGATTATCCCCAGAACCGAGAGGCCGGTGCGGAGCTTGTTACTCCAAAGGCTCCGTATTGCGAGCAGGAGAGTCTCAACAAGCCCCAAGACCGGCCACCTCCTCTCGCCGGGGAATCTGTTCGATTTGCTCTACCACACCATCCCTGATGTGTATGATTCGCTGGGCGTACTCCGCTATCCTTCGCTCGTGAGTGACGAGGACTATGGTGCTTCCGTGCGCGTTGAGGTCGGAGAGCATGGCCATGATCTCGGTTCCGGTCTTGGAGTCGAGGTTACCCGTAGGCTCATCGGCCAGGATTATCGAAGGGTTGTTGACGAGAGCACGGGCGATCGCCACCCTTTGCCTCTGCCCCCCGGAGATCTCAGTGGGCTTATGGCGCAGGCGATCCCCAAGACCCACGCGTTGGAGGGCCTCAATTGCCCGTCGCTTACGCTCCGCCGCCCGCACCCCCGCGTACATGAGCGGCACCTCCACGTTGGAAAGGATCGTCTCCCGGGGCAGGAGGTTGAACTGCTGGAAGACGAAGCCGATCTCCCGGTTTCGGACCTCGGCGAGAGCGTCGTCGTTCAGCTCGCTGACGTCCCGGCTGCCCACCAGATACCTCCCGGACGACGGCCGGTCGAGGCAGCCCACTATGTGCATGAGAGTGGATTTGCCCGAGCCCGACGGGCCCATGATGGATACGAAATCCCCGTCTGCGACTTCGAACGAGACCCCAGCCAGGGCCCGGACTTCTTCGTCGCCCACCTTGTATACTTTCGTGATATTGTCGAGAACTAACATGTTCCGGCCCCCTGGCATCATGGGAATGCCCGCCTGATCCCGAAGTTGAAGATCCTGTTCCGGTCTCCGACGCCTTTCAACTGCTCCTGAAAGGAGACGGCATCCTCGACAATGATGTCCCCGGGCCTGAGGCCGGACACGATCTGGGCGTACGCCCCGTCAGCTATACCCCTTTCGATTCTGGCAAGTGTTGGGCCTTCGCTGGTCACCAGCACGACGAAGCTGGAGCCCCCGATGTCCACCCATGAGCAGACAGGTATCCTCACCACGTCCCGAAAGGTCGCCGACTGGATCCTTAGGCTGGCGGTGAGCCCGGGACGGAGCCTTGGATCGTGGCCATCGATCTTGACTGTGACTGGGATCGTGACCAGATCTCCCTGGAAGTTCGCTGTCACGGCTACGGAATCCACCACCCCGGTGAGCTTCAGATCCGGGTAAGCGTCGAGACTCACAGCGACCGTCTGACCCTGTGAGACTTTCCTGACATCCACCTCGTCGATGTTCACATCGATGATGTACTCGGTTGTGTCAATCAGAGTGAGAACAGGCTTGGCCGCCACGACCTGGTCCCCTACATCCAGATCGACCGATGAGACGATCCCGGAGAACGGAGCGGTGATCCTCGTTCCGGCGAGATTCTTCTCCGCCACCGTGAGGGCGGCTAGCTTCTCTTCCACGATACCGGAAGGCGATTCATACTTGGCGCGATCGTATTCATTCTTGGCCCGGAGATAGGCGAGCCTCTGCTCAACCTGGTCCAGTTCAGCGAGGACAGCGCCTGCCTTGACGGCCTGACCTTCGCGGACGTTCACCTGGGTGATTTTCCCAGAGACGTCGAAGTAGAGACTCCGGCTTCTCACCGGTTTGAGCTTGCCTGTGGCTGAGACCGTCTGGATCATGTCTCCGGTGGAGACTTCAATGGTTTTCGCCTTCGAGACGATGGATCTCAAAGATGCGTCTGCCGTGGTTCTCGCTCTTCGCAGGCCGACGACGACTAGTGCAACCACCGCCACCAGCACGACTGCCGCAATCGTGCCCAGTTTTCTTTTCCTACCAGCCGATCCCGACAAGCTCGAGCACCTCCTTGGGTGAAGCCACTGCCCCTGTAAGCCGCGCGAGCTCCAGGATCGAGGTGACAAGCTTCACGCACGACTCCGAAAGGTTGAGTTGGGCGGATTCCAACGCCCGGAATGCTGAACGGGTGGCATCTTCTGAGACTGCTCCCGACTGCCTCTGTGCCTCGCGGACCGCGGCATCCAGTTCCGCGCGGGCGAGTCTCAGTCTTGCAATGGATACGCCAAGGCGGGCCGCCTCCACTTCGTCGACCGCCTTGCGGACCGCCGCACGAACCACCTCGCGTTCAGCGTCGAGCGCGTCCTTTGCCTGCTTGACCACGACTGCTGCATCCTCCACATAGACCCGGCGCAGGCCCCCGTCCACGAGTGGATACTTGGCGGAGAAACCCACATTCCACGTGGCCTTGGATGCGGAGAGGTCGCGCGAGTCCGCCTGCCCGTAAAAGTACACTTCAGGCATGAGCCCAGCCTTTGCGCCCTCGAGAGCCATTTCGGCGTACCGGAGATCGCTGCGCCTCTTCTGCAGCGCCGGGCTGGCGGCCTCCGCCTTCATTACCAGGGCCTCGAAATCGCTCATGGCGTCCCCGACTAGGGTCGACGCGAGCCTGTCGGCAAGCCGGACTACGTGCTCATCCGAAACCTCCCAACCTGGGGATGGATGACATCCTGGGAATCCGATGGAGGTCATGAACTCCGCCATCGAGGATGAGAATTCCCGGTTAAGTTGGTCGAGAGCGAGAATCGCCTCCTCCTGAGTGATCTGCGCCGCCATCACGCCAGATGCCGAAATCTCACCCAATGCCCTCAGACGTTCGGCGCGAGCGAGGGATACCCGGGCATCCGAGAGAGACGCCTCGGCTAGGGCGATCCGCTGCCTCGCGACGGAGAGCGCGAGGTAAGCGCTAATTGTGTTCGACGCGATCGCGACCGACTTTGCGGCGAGGTCCGCCCTCCCCGAGTCGAGCGCGGCCTGTGCCCGCGCGATGGCGAGGTCTGCTGACGACCGCCCTGGCCTGGGCAGAAGATTCAGCCTCGCACCTATCCCCGCGGAGGAAGAGAGCTCACCTTCAGAGTCCCAGACGGCCTTGTATGAGCCTGTGATGCTGAACCCGAAGTCAGTGGCTACGCTTGCATCGAGCCCGACGTTACGCTTGGGCATGGTGGTGGTTGAGGGCGACTGAAGAGATCCCGAGGCCGTCTGCTCAACGGAACTCCATTCCCATTCACCATCCCGCACGAACGGCGTCACAGATACCGAAACCGTCGCACGATAAGCCGCTCTTGCCTTCTCAAGCGCAAGCTCCAAGGACTTGACGGCATCCCGGGCGGCGACGACCTGCTGGCCGTGGACCAAAGCGTGCTCGACTGCGACTTGCGGCGTCAACTTCACCTCCGAACCGCGAGGCGGAGATGCTGCAGTGCTGGCCGAGACAGTCAAGAGTACTGCAAGTATGATGATCGCCCTTCGTGATGACATGGGCAAGGTCTGTCCTCCTGGTTACTTGCCCGGCGTGACAACCCAAGACAGGTCCAGGTCGACCCCGAGCGTATTCAGGAACTGCAGGTAGGCAAGGATGTATCCTTTCTGGGCAGAACCCAGCGCGTGCCTTGCCGAGATGACGCTAGCCTCGGCGGCCGCCACATCGCTCGGGCTCTTGAGTCCTGCCTTCTGCTGCTTGACAACGATGTCGAACTTCTTGCTCTCGACGTCTAGAGCGATCGACAGGATGTTGAGGTTCTTTGATGTTTGGCCCAGGGAGTTCATGGACGTCCGGACTTTCTCGGTGAGGGTTTCCCGCACCTGCTGAAGAGAAAGAGCGGCGATGTCCAGCCCGACTCTGGCTCGTTCGAGATCGAGCGGAGCTGCCCGCTCGGCTTCTGCCTTGTCCAGTTCGAGCTGGGCCAGGCGGAGATCATTTGCCTTTTGGCGCACGTCCACACTGTTCTCGAGGGCCTTTGCCACCGCCTGGTCGAGCTGCCACTGGATCGGCTTCGGGGCAATCTCATCAGAAAGCTGGAACCTCGTGCCGGGTTCGAGGCCCAGCAGGACGGCGAGGGCGGCGGAATTCTCGCCCAGAGTGTCGGCGGCTCGCTGAACGGCCAGACGCGCGTTGTGCAGGGCCGACTCAACCTGCAGCAGCTCGAGCTCGCCCGCGACCCCGGCGGCATATTTGGACTTAGCGCGGGCGTAGTCTTCCTCCGCGACCTCTAGTTGCTTGGCCTTGGCCGCGAGGTCCATGTTGGCGTGCTTGACATCGAAGTAAGAGCGGACGGTATCGATGATGACTCCGGCCCGGGTTGTGTCGTAAGTGGACTTGGCGCGCTCGAAAGTGAACTTGGCCTGGTGCTCGGCGTATGTAGACTCCTCAGCAATATTGAGGGCAAGAGTCTTCTCGTAGGCGAGCTCGGCATTCTTGAAGTTCAAGGCCGCTATCCGGAAGCTCAAGTTGTGCGAGAGAGCAAGGTCGATCGCGCCGCTCACCGAGAGGGCGACCGGGGCCGGCTGAGAGGCCGAAGCGAGGGAAGCTCCGGTGCAAATCACCAGGACGGCGAGGACTGCGGCCAAGGCCGTAAGGATGCGTACGGCCTGCAAGCGGTTGATGCCGAGAACTGAGGTCATTTCCATACCTGCCTTTCGTAGCTGAATGTGCCTCATTATACCATTGGCCCCCTTGCGGAGGTATCCCCCGAAAGAGGTAGCCATAGGGTTTGACGGCGCACACCCGCAAGAGTTCATCCTGTTTCCTGAGGTTCCAGGGTTATACAGATGCAGACCGGCCGCTATCCCCAGAGGCCCAGACAGAGCAGGTTGGGGGGACCCTGTTATCGACAGCGCGGCCGCTGCGCCATTTCCGGAACGCAGCAAAGCGATTGCCCACACACGTTTTGAGAGTCAATTGCAAGAATTCCACGGAACATCGCGGGAGGATACCCGACCAGGGCATCAAACGTAGGATTGGGAACACAGCTCGGGTTCGCGGAATTGGGTTTATTCAAAGGGTGGTGCGAGATGAGTCTGAACGTCAGGACCACAAGGTGCGTTTCGGCGGTGTTCTTACTGCTCATGGTGTGTACGGTCTTGTCCGGCTGTGTGCCGAGCCCAACCGTCTATTATGTGTCTGGCAGGGTGACATACGAGGAGACGGGGTTGCCGGTACCCGGCGTTGTCCTTGCTTTCGGCAGCTTCGGAGCCGCCACGTCTGGCCCGGACGGGCGCTGGGCGAAAACCGGGCTATCGGGGTTTGTCACGGTGGTGCCGAGCAAGGGACCGGGATGGAGTTTCAAGCCGCCGATGCGCATCGTAACTGGCCCGAATAGCAGCGTGGACTTCGTCTCTCCACTGGGGTGGATAGAGGGATGGGTCTACAAGCATGCCCAGGCGCTTGGCGTTGAAGGCGAGCCTGAGATGATCGTCATCGGGCGCGAGATGACTGCGGATAGCTACGTTCCCCTCCAAGGGGCGACGGTGACAGTGGAGTCTGGGCCTTCTGCGGGCACAACTGTCTCAGGCGCGGACGGACACTTCGTTCTATTGCATCTCATCCCTGGCGAGTACGTGATCACCGTGACTCATCCACGCTTCACAGGACTGCGTTTCATCGGACTGCAAGTGGTCTCGGGGCAGGCAACGTCAATAGGGCAGACTCCACTCGGGTCTCTGCACATGCTCTTCATTGGAATCGCAGACTACGCGTACATACCCGACCTCAACTATACTGAAGCGGACGCGACCACCATGGCAGGCACTCTGTATTTCGATAATTACCTAGCAGGCCAGTATTCGACGGTCCTTGGAAGCGCTGCAACGAAACAGGCCATTCGCAACAGCATACAGGCAATTGGGAGCGCCATGAACTACCAGGACACTTTCATAATGTTCTTCTCCGGACATGGAGCAGGACCTAGTCCAGCCAGCGCGCCGGGAATACCATCATACATGTGCCCATACGATGGCTGGAATGAGGGGACTTTTATAGCAGACTACGAGCTTAGGAGCTGGATCGATCAGTACATACCATACTCGCAATCACATAGAAGCATATTCATTTTCGATTCCTGCCACGCAGGAGGGATGTTCAAAGCGGAGGCGCTGCTAGGTGGGCTAGTGCTGGGTGCAGGGATCGGAGAATTCGCGAGGAACCTGTCGGGTGACGGGCACATAGTGATAGCCGCATGCGATGAGACCGAATCCTCTGTAGAGGGTCCTCAATTCGGCGGTGGACACGGCCTCTTCACATGGGTATTCACGGAAGGCATGAAGATCATGGCCGCCGACGTGAACCATGATGGCTGGGTCACGGTTCAGGAGGCGTTCAACTATGCAAGTTACTGGGTTCCGCGCCACTACTCATCACAACACCCTCAGATGTGGATAGGCAATCAGTACGGGGGCGCGATCTATTCGCCGCTCTATTAGGAACGCCTCGCAGGATAGCTGGGGTCCGGGGAAACCCCTGTTTGCATCCTTGTTTGTATGAGTAAAGTTTCAGTAGGTACAGAGATCTTTCTGTGCCCTAAAACGGAAGG
This is a stretch of genomic DNA from Bacillota bacterium. It encodes these proteins:
- a CDS encoding TolC family protein — its product is MSSRRAIIILAVLLTVSASTAASPPRGSEVKLTPQVAVEHALVHGQQVVAARDAVKSLELALEKARAAYRATVSVSVTPFVRDGEWEWSSVEQTASGSLQSPSTTTMPKRNVGLDASVATDFGFSITGSYKAVWDSEGELSSSAGIGARLNLLPRPGRSSADLAIARAQAALDSGRADLAAKSVAIASNTISAYLALSVARQRIALAEASLSDARVSLARAERLRALGEISASGVMAAQITQEEAILALDQLNREFSSSMAEFMTSIGFPGCHPSPGWEVSDEHVVRLADRLASTLVGDAMSDFEALVMKAEAASPALQKRRSDLRYAEMALEGAKAGLMPEVYFYGQADSRDLSASKATWNVGFSAKYPLVDGGLRRVYVEDAAVVVKQAKDALDAEREVVRAAVRKAVDEVEAARLGVSIARLRLARAELDAAVREAQRQSGAVSEDATRSAFRALESAQLNLSESCVKLVTSILELARLTGAVASPKEVLELVGIGW
- a CDS encoding caspase family protein, with protein sequence MSLNVRTTRCVSAVFLLLMVCTVLSGCVPSPTVYYVSGRVTYEETGLPVPGVVLAFGSFGAATSGPDGRWAKTGLSGFVTVVPSKGPGWSFKPPMRIVTGPNSSVDFVSPLGWIEGWVYKHAQALGVEGEPEMIVIGREMTADSYVPLQGATVTVESGPSAGTTVSGADGHFVLLHLIPGEYVITVTHPRFTGLRFIGLQVVSGQATSIGQTPLGSLHMLFIGIADYAYIPDLNYTEADATTMAGTLYFDNYLAGQYSTVLGSAATKQAIRNSIQAIGSAMNYQDTFIMFFSGHGAGPSPASAPGIPSYMCPYDGWNEGTFIADYELRSWIDQYIPYSQSHRSIFIFDSCHAGGMFKAEALLGGLVLGAGIGEFARNLSGDGHIVIAACDETESSVEGPQFGGGHGLFTWVFTEGMKIMAADVNHDGWVTVQEAFNYASYWVPRHYSSQHPQMWIGNQYGGAIYSPLY
- a CDS encoding HlyD family efflux transporter periplasmic adaptor subunit, which codes for MSGSAGRKRKLGTIAAVVLVAVVALVVVGLRRARTTADASLRSIVSKAKTIEVSTGDMIQTVSATGKLKPVRSRSLYFDVSGKITQVNVREGQAVKAGAVLAELDQVEQRLAYLRAKNEYDRAKYESPSGIVEEKLAALTVAEKNLAGTRITAPFSGIVSSVDLDVGDQVVAAKPVLTLIDTTEYIIDVNIDEVDVRKVSQGQTVAVSLDAYPDLKLTGVVDSVAVTANFQGDLVTIPVTVKIDGHDPRLRPGLTASLRIQSATFRDVVRIPVCSWVDIGGSSFVVLVTSEGPTLARIERGIADGAYAQIVSGLRPGDIIVEDAVSFQEQLKGVGDRNRIFNFGIRRAFP
- a CDS encoding ABC transporter ATP-binding protein, which codes for MLVLDNITKVYKVGDEEVRALAGVSFEVADGDFVSIMGPSGSGKSTLMHIVGCLDRPSSGRYLVGSRDVSELNDDALAEVRNREIGFVFQQFNLLPRETILSNVEVPLMYAGVRAAERKRRAIEALQRVGLGDRLRHKPTEISGGQRQRVAIARALVNNPSIILADEPTGNLDSKTGTEIMAMLSDLNAHGSTIVLVTHERRIAEYAQRIIHIRDGVVEQIEQIPRREEVAGLGAC
- a CDS encoding TolC family protein, translated to MRHIQLRKAGMEMTSVLGINRLQAVRILTALAAVLAVLVICTGASLASASQPAPVALSVSGAIDLALSHNLSFRIAALNFKNAELAYEKTLALNIAEESTYAEHQAKFTFERAKSTYDTTRAGVIIDTVRSYFDVKHANMDLAAKAKQLEVAEEDYARAKSKYAAGVAGELELLQVESALHNARLAVQRAADTLGENSAALAVLLGLEPGTRFQLSDEIAPKPIQWQLDQAVAKALENSVDVRQKANDLRLAQLELDKAEAERAAPLDLERARVGLDIAALSLQQVRETLTEKVRTSMNSLGQTSKNLNILSIALDVESKKFDIVVKQQKAGLKSPSDVAAAEASVISARHALGSAQKGYILAYLQFLNTLGVDLDLSWVVTPGK